Within Deinococcus actinosclerus, the genomic segment CGGGGCGGGCAGCGTGTCCGGCCAGGCCGCAAAAAACGGGTACCAGCTGGCGCTCGACGAGATCAACCGGGCGGGCGGCGTGCTCGGCAAGCCCCTGGAACTGGAATTCGCCGATGACGGCAGCGCGCCCGCCAAGGCCGTGCCGGAATTCGTGAAGCTCGTGACGGTCGAGAAGGTGGACTTCATGGCGGGCGGCGTGAGCAGCGCCACCAGCATCGCCATCAGCGGGCCCGCCAAGCAGTACAACACCTTCATGGCCTGGATCGGCGCGGCCGCCGTGCCCGTCGAGGACGCCTTCGCGGACCACCCGTACTTCTTCCACTACCACCCCTGGTCGTACTACAACTTCGAGGCGATCCTCGGGTACTTCAAGTACCTCAAGACGTACAAGAAGGCCAAGAACATCGCCATCGCGTACGAGGACGGCCCCTTCGGCAGCGCGGGCATCGACGCGACCGTGGACGCCTTCAAGAAGGCCGGGTTCAACGTCGTCATGACCGAGAAGTTCAAGACCGGCAGCGGCAACTTCGGCCCGCTGGTCAGCAAGGCCAAGGCCGCCAGGCCCGACATCCTGTACTGGGTCGGCTACGACACCGACGCCCTGCCCCTGGCGACCGAGATCAAGCAGCAGAACCTGCAGCTGGGCCTGCTGTACGGCACGCCCCCCAGCTGGCCCGTGGGCTTCGAGAAGAACAGCCTCGCGGACAACGTGGCGGGCCTGAGCCTGTGGCTGTCCACCAGCCCCAACAAGGACAGCCGCACCTTCGTCGCCGCGTACAAGAAGAAGTACGGCACGGTCACCGACGAGTACTTCGCGCCGCTGGCGTACGTGAACCTCAAGACGCTGGCCGCCGCGATCAACCGCGCGGGCACGACCGACAAGGCCAAAGTCGCCGCCGAGATGGCCAGGACGAACGTGTCCACGCCGTTCGGGCAGCTGACCTTCAGCCCCAGCCTGAAAACGAAGTACCAGGGCTTCAAGGCCGGGAACTGGCTGCACTTCCAGTACCTCGGGGACGCGCGCGTGCCGGTCTTCCCGATCAAGTTCGCGCAGAAACCCATGGTGTACGGCAAGTAACGAGGTCACTCGCCCGGACCGTCCGGGTTCTGAGCGGGGGTCGTCCTGTGTCGCCTTGGACGACCCCCGGTCTGTTGGAGGAACGAGATGGACTTATTTGTGCAGACGCTGGTCAACGGCCTGCTCCAGAGTGGCCTGTACGCGCTCGTCGCGTCGGGGCTGGCGCTGGCGGTGGGCGTGGTCGGCATCGTGAATTTCGCGCATGGGGAATACCTGATGATCGGGGCGTTCCTGGCGTGGGCGGGCAGCGCCTTCCTGGGTGTCGATCCGCTGCTGAGCCTGCCGGTGATCGCGGTCGCCGTGTTCGCCATCGGGGCGCTGACGTACCGCGTGAGCATCCGGCACGTGCTGCTCGCGCCGGAACTGAACCAGATGCTGCTGACCTTCGGGCTGGGCATCCTGCTGCAGAACCTCGCGCTGATGCTGCTGGGCGGCAACACCCGCACGGTCACCACGCCGTACCAGGCGAGCAGCCTGCAACTGGGTGACCTGAGCGTGGGCGGCCCGAAGGCGCTGGCGTTCGGACTGGCGGCGCTGCTGCTGGGCGCGCTGTACGTGGTGCTGTACCGCACGACGCTGGGCCGCCAGATGCGCGCCGTGGCGCAGAACCGCCGGGGCGCGCAGCTGATCGGCATCAACGTGGACCGCGTGTACCTGATCGCGTTCGGCGTGAGCTGCGCCCTGGCGGCGGTGGCGGGCGTGCTCGTGAGCGTGCTGCTGTTCGCGTCCCCGACCGTGGGGCTGGTGTTCGCGCTGAAGGCCTTCGCGATCATCGTGATGGCGGGCCTGGGGAACCTGACGGGCGTGCTGTGGGCGTCGGTGCTGCTGGGCGTCAGCGAGGCGCTGGTGCAGACGTACGTGCCGGGCGGCGGCGGCTGGAGTGACGCGGTGTTCTTCCTGATGATCTTCGGGACGCTGGTGCTGCGCTCCTTCCGGGGGGCGAAATGAGCGCCCGTCAGGCCGAGGCCGGCGCACCCGTGCGCGCGGCGCCGCGCCGCGAGATCACGCCGGGCGCCGCGCTGCCCCTGCTGGGGTTCCTGCTGCTGGCGGCGCTGTTTCCGTTCCTGCCGCTGGGTACCCGCGCGGAGTTCCTGTTGCAGATCGCGTTCTTCACGCTGGTGGCGGGCATCATGGCGCTGTCGTGGGACATCCTGGCGCGCAGCGGGCAGGTAAGCCTCGCGCACGCGGCGTTCTACGGGCTGGGTGCGTACGGGTACGCGCTGCTGCTGAAAGCGGGCCTGCCGTGGCTGCTGGCCATGCCAGTCGCGGCCATCATGGCAGGCGGCGTGAGCCTGATTCTGGGCGCGGTCACCATGCGTCTGAGCGGCAT encodes:
- a CDS encoding branched-chain amino acid ABC transporter permease, which gives rise to MDLFVQTLVNGLLQSGLYALVASGLALAVGVVGIVNFAHGEYLMIGAFLAWAGSAFLGVDPLLSLPVIAVAVFAIGALTYRVSIRHVLLAPELNQMLLTFGLGILLQNLALMLLGGNTRTVTTPYQASSLQLGDLSVGGPKALAFGLAALLLGALYVVLYRTTLGRQMRAVAQNRRGAQLIGINVDRVYLIAFGVSCALAAVAGVLVSVLLFASPTVGLVFALKAFAIIVMAGLGNLTGVLWASVLLGVSEALVQTYVPGGGGWSDAVFFLMIFGTLVLRSFRGAK
- a CDS encoding ABC transporter substrate-binding protein, whose protein sequence is MKTLLMTGVLLALSGAGAVKVGVLLPLSGAGSVSGQAAKNGYQLALDEINRAGGVLGKPLELEFADDGSAPAKAVPEFVKLVTVEKVDFMAGGVSSATSIAISGPAKQYNTFMAWIGAAAVPVEDAFADHPYFFHYHPWSYYNFEAILGYFKYLKTYKKAKNIAIAYEDGPFGSAGIDATVDAFKKAGFNVVMTEKFKTGSGNFGPLVSKAKAARPDILYWVGYDTDALPLATEIKQQNLQLGLLYGTPPSWPVGFEKNSLADNVAGLSLWLSTSPNKDSRTFVAAYKKKYGTVTDEYFAPLAYVNLKTLAAAINRAGTTDKAKVAAEMARTNVSTPFGQLTFSPSLKTKYQGFKAGNWLHFQYLGDARVPVFPIKFAQKPMVYGK